The sequence AGTCAggaatatttaaaacataaacaacaaaagttAATAATAGAGTGAAAAGAGTGTGAATCTAGCATAAACTCTATTTTTGGAACCTGTCATGTGTTGACTATTTTGCCTGTCAGAAATAGCTCTGCAGACAATGGCATCATGTAATTGAACCAAGCAGAACAATTCATGTCTATTTGACATGGCCAATGAGCACAAACAATAGCCAAAATTCTAAATCTTAAGATTGTTTTGCTATAAAAAGGGTATGAAGCACACAGTAGAAACCATTTCTATAGTGTTCTGTCTTTTTTTGCCTACTACCATTTGAGGGGTAGTTTTGTGGGGTGCACTCATGGTTTGGGTCTGGTTATGACTGTATCCTTTTAAGAAGGGCTGGACAAACACAAAATCATCAGTATGTCCCAAATTTACAGTTTTGCAGTTGTCTTAAAATTTTCTGAGTGAACAGAAGGGGGGCCATCCACACAATTTACTTGATaccgaaaatataaaaaacacatttgcCCCACTCATTGTATAAGAAATTCTTATTGAAAAATTTCAGCCTTTATCTTTAAGTGACCTAAAAGATATAAgcacaaaataatttatatatatacacacaaagatgaTACATAAATCCAGACAAAATTTACTTCAAAAAATGTTTCTATAAAACATGAGATACAAATCTGACACAGGAATGCACAACACAGTAAAAAAGGAGACACTCTTGTACCacagatgataatggtagtgcAGCTAAAATTACTGATATTGCCCATCATTTTGCACTTTGAAGCTGATTTATGAGCATTGTAATCAGCATCAAAATCAAAATGAGTGATCTTGAGACGATCATATTCATCCCATCACACTGTGGTTTATACACCTGTTTACTCACACTGAGAAATTGATAGTTTCAACTCTGTGCAAGCTGGTCACACTTTCAATACTGGACTGAAACCTCCGACGGCTGATAGAAAATGGCAAatttaacaaaatacaaaacttgCAATGTTGAACcttaaaatatcccaaaaaatatacacaaaactatTTTGACAAACAGCCATGTCATCAGAAATTTTCAGAGACATATGGGACCTCTGCCTCTAAGTACATAATGAGGCAAATGAATGGCTGAGTTTTATTACAATGGAGAtggacaacaaaaataaatacaatttggGTTTTATGAGTATCCTGTATGACTCAAGTGTTCGTCATGAATATGTCATACCTTTTCAAACTCTTGGGCCTCcacaaaatgagaataaaggacgTTTAACAAtgcatgttttttaattttaggtgAGTGTACTgttaaaaacatgcaaaataaaaCATCATTACTGCTggtactagtaaaaaaaaaatattttttttagaattctctATAATATCcactgatattaatatttaattttttgaaacccaaaaattataatgataacaatatgattaataatgataaaataactgcagtgaaaaaaaactaaattcaaataaatataGAACAAAAATCAGATTCTAGTTCTATTTACTTGTTTCTAAGCTTTCCTTAATCAATTTTACTGGAAGATAACCCCATAAAAGAGACTGCAGGAGGAAAATATGAATCAAACCCCTCCTATACAAAAAATCAGAACAGCTTTGCCTTTTATTAAAGTTGTTCTTGATAATCACTATGGCCACCTGCTTCCTCTCCTGTCTCTGATGATTGGCTGCACATTTTAGCCAAATTTAAAGTGGAAACCCCCAGGGAACTGCCGCTGTTTGGAAGCCACCACCTGGGGAAGCCACCTCCTGCTGGGAAACCTGCTGTTGGCCACCAAAACTGAAGCCTCCCTGACCACCTCCGAAGAAGGCTTGGAAAATTGGTTTGGATCAATATCCGCTGAAGAAGGATGAAAAATtggattatcatcaacatcattatattccccttattactgttactactacaagGAAAACTTTAAATGACACAAAAATATTTAAGAGAGAGATTTTCACATGCAATCTTTCATCATCTCAGATAGCTCTAAACTTACCATCATGTCCAAAGCCAGCATCAGATCATTGACATCATGTCCTCGGTCATAGAGGGCCGCTTCTTTGCATCAGTTTAACACTGAATAAGCTTCACCATCTCCTTGAACTTGATTTcatgttctctcttttctttgtcagtTGCATTAGCATGGCGATCTGTGGATTAATGCAGcgaagttaattttaaaaattaaaaaagtggatagaaaatgaagaaaaaaaatgccttggTTCAAGGAATAATGAACTTCAGATTTTccctattattttccctttaaagtttaaaaataaatacaagtaaaACAATGAAGACATGAACTTACCCGGATGATGTACCAAAGCCATTTTTTTGGTACGATTTTTTATCTCGTATCTGAGGCATTCTTGTTGCTCAAGAATCTTGTAGTAATCTTTCCTCTTTGACCTCTTCAACTGAATCTTGGCTTATGTAGTAACCGTTTATGTTCTGCAAATGAAAATTAGTTTTGTTCTTACAATGTAAGCTTGCGTTTAATTTACCATCTCCATTTCTGCActgtgtgatggggtgtgtgtgtgtgtgtgtgtgtgtgtgtgtggggtgtgtgtgtgtgtgtggtgtggtgtgtggggtgtgtgtgtgtgtgtttatttatacaagttatatatattatatatatatatataatatatattttatatattatattatatataacatatatataaaatatatatatatatatatatatgcatattttacatatatatgcatatatacatatatatgcattatacatatatgtatatatacatatatgttattacacatatatatgtataatatacacatatatatgtatatatacatatatatgcatattcatatactatatatgggatataacatatatagctatataaatatgttaaaggtattataaataagtatatacatgtatgtatgttaggtataaagtttaatgaaaataaaatatattctatatagatatagataatctatgttatatatatattgtatatgtgtggttgggtatatatataatatatatataatagtatatataatatataatatgtatatattaatatatatatatatattatattaagtaatataatattgttttataagtggttattatgatttattaggATAATAGTGTGTTTTAGAGTGTGTATAAAGTGGGAATATATGGGGTgatttaaatgtgtgtatatattatgggtataatgttgttataatatttgGGATTttgtggaaaagagaaaaaaaaaaaaaaatttaaattttataaaattaattttttttttttttttttttttgggttgttgtgggggggttgtgggggggttttttttgttttttgggttttttttttttttttttttggggggtttttaaaataatttaaattattttattttaaaaaattttttttaaaaaaacttttttaatatattattaaatgatattatataaataaaaaaaaaaaaatttttttaaaaattttgttttttaaattcttatttaaaaattttttaaaaatttaatttttatatttttttttttttaaaaaatttttttttttgttattttttttaaaaaaaattcattttattttttaatattttgaaaatttatatatatttttttaactttttttttaattttttttaaaaaaacccaaaattatttaaaaaaaattttcccccttataaaaatttaaaattaaaaaatatattctttttttaaaaaatttaaaaaaaaattttttttttttttaaaaaaatttttttattattttaaaaaattttttttaaaaaatttaaaatttttttaaattatattttttaaaaaatttttaaaatttaaatattttttttattaaaaaaatttttaaaatttaaaaaaaaatattttaaaaatatattttataaatttaatataaatataatacattaataaaaaaaaataaacaaaaataataaaaaatttataatatatatatagaaattaatagaaaaaaaaatttttaaaataaaaaataaaaaaattaaaaaaaaagaaaaaaaaaaaaaaaaaaaaaaaaaataaaaattataaattataaattttaaaattttaaaaataataaaatatatatatattataattttaaaaataattttttttttttaaaataatattatataaatatataaaaaatttaaaatataaatttttataatatataaaattatataattaatataaaaaattttaatatattaataaattattatttaattaataaatttattttaaatttatataattaaaattttttaaaaatttttttttaaaattatatataataatttaaatatatatatttttttttttaaaaaatttatattatattttaatttttgttttttataaaaaaaattttaaaaaatttatttttattttttaaataaatttttatattaattttattttaatttatagtgttatatatatatattatatattatgattagtagtgatatgatgatatagtatatgtatattagtatatatatatatatatatggtgtgtgtggttgtatgatatatgtatatggtatatatgtgtttatgtgattgtgtaatatattatatatattatctatctatatacatatatatagatatattatatatatatatcatatattatatatatgaatatatattacatattatatatatataatatatatatcatatatacctaatatagtatatataatatatatcctatataatatatgttatatatacatatattagatatatatataatatttagtatatatatatatatgatagtgtataattatatgttagtGGTGATATGATTaggtgttatgtataatatatgtgtgtataatatatgaatatataattataatatatattataatattaatagatatatatattatatatatatatatatatctatatatatatatatatctatattggtttttatatattatatatatataatatattatattatatatatatattatataatatatatatatctatatatataacatactatatacataatattatattactatatgatattatataataatatatatatataatcatatactatatatatgataatcatatatatatatatcaatatatgataataatatatactaataatattataatctatatatatataatgatatatagtattatatataatataatatataaggtatattgatatatgatattatatttatagctatactatatataacttagATATTAatcctaaaaaataatataaatattatataagacaaatatatatatagatacatgatactattatatatcatataattatatatcataaataaaatctataaaatatatacatatatatatatactattatatatatataatatatatttatatatatatatatgtatcttatatatatattatatatatatatatattaatatatatatatatataatatatgtatatatatatattatatgtatacattatatatatatatatatatcatatatttatatatatgtatatatatatatacatatatatattataatatacatatattataatactatatatatattatgatatatatatactatatatatatatatatctacattatacatacatactatatatatacatattatatctataatatatatatacattatatatatatcatatataaaatttatatatcattataatatctatatatatattatatataatatgtatatatatatatatatatatatatatatatatatatatatatatatatatattataatataatagtatatatatcttatatatataattatagtatatatatatatatatatgtatataatatatatatatatatatataatatatatatatatatatatatatataatatatatatattatatatatatttatatatatattatatatgtatatatgtgtatatatatatatgtatattttatatatgtatattatattatatatactatatgtatcgtatagtattagtatacattaatatattttattatatatatatgtgtgtgtgtatatataatactagtatatatatatatatatatatatatatatatattattatatatgatatatattaatatattatatatatatatatatatgtatcatatatatatatatatatgtatatactatattatatatatattatatatatatattttatatatatatttatatatgttgtatatatatgttatatatatatatatataatatataatatgatatatagtatataatatatattatattatattttcatatatattatttatataatatatatatatatatatatatatatatatatatatatatgtatacatatagtatattatattatatatatagatactatatacacacatatttcatccacacacacaaaacacacaaacacacacaacaacacacacacacacaccatatatatatatatatatatatattttttttttttttgatatatatatatatatatatcatatatagtatgaatagatatattaatatattatattatataacgatatatatatatatatatatatatatctatatatatatataatatatataataataatataatatataatatatattaatatatatatatatatatataatagttatatatatatgtaggttattatatatactatataattatatatatatatattatacttatattatatacatatatatatatatacatatatatactataatactatatatatatatatataatatatatataagatatatatatagattattatatatatataccactatatatactatattatatatatatatatatataatatatatatatatataatataatatatatttaatatatataaatatatatattcaaacatatatatattacacacatataatatacacacatattatataatactatataatatatattagatataatatgtatatatatacatatatatgtgtatatatacatatatgtatatatacatatatgtatatatgcatatatatgtatatatgcatatatatgtatatatgcatatatatgtatatatgcatatatatatatatatatatatatatatatatatatatatatatatatatatatatatatatatataattgtataaaaaacacacacacaccacacacaccacacacacacacacacacacacacacacacacacacacacacacacacacacacacacacacacacacagtgcagaaATGGAGATTGGTAAATATACGCAAGCTTACATTGTTAAGAACAAAACTAATTTTCATTTGCAGAACATAAACGGTTACTACATGAAGCCAAGATTCAGTTGAAGAGGTCAAAGAGGAAAGATTACTACAAGATTCTTGGAGTCAACAAGAATGCCTCAGATGACGAGATAAAAAAATCGTACCGAAAAATGGCATTGGTACATCATCCAGGTAAGTTCATGTCAGTCATTGtttacttgtatttatttttaaacatttgaagGAAATAATATGAGAATCTGAAGTTCATTATTCACTTGAAccaaggcatttttttttcttcattttctatccACTTTTTTAATGTTGAAATTAACTTCAGCTGCATTAATCCACAGATCGCCATGCTAATGCAACTGACAAAGACAAGAGAGAACATGAAATCAAGTTCAAGGAGATTGGTGAAGCTTATTCAGTGTTAACTGATGCAAAGAAGCGAGCCCTCTATGACCGAGGACATGATGTCAATGATCCTGATGCTGGCTTTGGACATGATGGTAAGTTTAAGAGCTATCTGAGATGATGAAAGATGCATGTGAAAtctctctcttaaattttttgtgtCAGTTAGTTTTCcttgtagtagtaacagtaataaggggaatataatgatgttgatgataatccaattttttcatccttcttccaGCGGATATTGATCCAAACCAGATTTTCCAAGCCTTCTTCGGAGGTGGTCATGGAGGCTTCAGCTTTGGTGGCCAACATGCAGGCTTCCAGCAGGGAGGTGGCTTCCCAGGTGGTGGCTTCAACAGCGGCAGCTTCCCTGGAGGTTTCCACTTTCAATTTGGCTAAAATGTGCAGCCAATCATCAGAGACAGGAGAGGAAGCAGGTGGCATAGTGATTATCAAGAACAACTTTAATAAAAGCAAAGCTGTTCTGATTTTGTGTATAGGAGAGGTGATTCGTATTTTCCCTCCTGCAGTCTCTGTTATGTGGTTATCTTCCAGTAAAATTGATTAAGGAAGCTTAGAACAAGTAAATAGAACTAGAATCTGATTTTTGTTCTATATTTATTTGAATGTAGTTTTATTTTCAACTgcagttattttatcattattaatcatattgttatcattataattattgtttcaaaaattaatattaatatcagtggATATATAGagaattctaa is a genomic window of Penaeus monodon isolate SGIC_2016 unplaced genomic scaffold, NSTDA_Pmon_1 PmonScaffold_11996, whole genome shotgun sequence containing:
- the LOC119568992 gene encoding dnaJ homolog subfamily C member 7-like, translating into FSFAEHKRLLHEAKIQLKRSKRKDYYKILGVNKNASDDEIKKSYRKMALVHHPDRHANATDKDKREHEIKFKEIGEAYSVLTDAKKRALYDRGHDVNDPDAGFGHDADIDPNQIFQAFFGGGHGGFSFGGQHAGFQQGGGFPGGGFNSGSFPGGFHFQFG